A stretch of Oncorhynchus gorbuscha isolate QuinsamMale2020 ecotype Even-year linkage group LG24, OgorEven_v1.0, whole genome shotgun sequence DNA encodes these proteins:
- the LOC124012830 gene encoding zinc transporter 8-like isoform X2: protein MQMEKDRNIHHCHDNSQATEDREREKQLARKRLYVVSAVCLVFMIGEILGGYFAGSLAVMTDAAHLLVDFTSFIISLVSLWLSSRPATRTLSYGWHRAEILGALLSVVTIWLVTGVLVYLAVQRLIRANYEIEGTIMLITSGCAVLANIIMAFTLHQSGHGHSHGGLSSGHSHSHGNNDKGNHGHSHAVSDRHGHSSKSNHSHGNGTQENHSHGNGDLEQHGGVDVQQYELSESRPQANASVRAAFVHVVGDLLQSISVLVSAIIIFFKPEYKIADPIYDLVDAQPVLREITQTCFSNYNFHSVTIQLERQADQKPGCSLCDDPKI from the exons ATGCAGATGGAGAAGGACAGAAACATCCATCATTGCCATGACAACAGCCAGGCTACGGAGGACAGGGAGCGGGAGAAGCAGTTGGCCAGGAAGAGGCTCTATGTGGTCTCGGCTGTTTGCTTGGTCTTCATGATCGGAGAGATCCTGG GTGGTTACTTTGCGGGGAGTCTGGCGGTGATGACAGACGCCGCCCACCTGCTGGTAGACTTCACCAGTTTCATCATCAGCCTGGTGTCTCTGTGGCTCTCGTCCAGACCCGCCACACGCACGCTCAGCTACGGCTGGCATCGTGCAG aGATCCTGGGCGCTCTCCTCTCGGTGGTGACCATCTGGCTTGTGACAGGTGTGTTGGTCTACCTGGCCGTGCAGCGGCTCATCAGAGCTAATTACGAGATCGAGGGGACCATCATGCTCATTACCTCAGGCTGCGCTGTGCTCGCAAACATCAT TATGGCTTTTACCTTGCACCAGTCCGGGCATGGGCACAGCCACGGGGGCCTCAGTAGCGGGCACAGCCACAGCCACGGCAACAACGACAAGGGTAACCACGGTCACAGCCACGCGGTGAGTGATAGGCACGGGCACAGCAGCAAAAGTAACCACTCACACGGTAACGGTACCCAGGAAAACCATTCCCATGGAAACGGAGATTTGGAGCAGCATGGTGGGGTGGACGTTCAGCAGTATGAGTTGTCGGAGTCACGACCTCAGGCCAACGCCAGCGTGCGTGCTGCCTTCGTGCACGTGGTGGGagacctgctccagagcatcAGCGTGCTGGTCAGCGCCATCATCATCTTCTTCAAG CCCGAGTATAAGATAGCTGACCCTATCT ATGACTTAGTGGATGCCCAGCCAGTTCTAAGGGAGATTACCCAAACTTGCTTCTCCAACTACAACTTCCAttcagtcaccatacagctggaaCGACAGGCCGACCAGAAGCCTGGGTGTAGCCTGTGTGACGACCCCAAAATATAG
- the LOC124012830 gene encoding zinc transporter 8-like isoform X1, with protein sequence MQMEKDRNIHHCHDNSQATEDREREKQLARKRLYVVSAVCLVFMIGEILGGYFAGSLAVMTDAAHLLVDFTSFIISLVSLWLSSRPATRTLSYGWHRAEILGALLSVVTIWLVTGVLVYLAVQRLIRANYEIEGTIMLITSGCAVLANIIMAFTLHQSGHGHSHGGLSSGHSHSHGNNDKGNHGHSHAVSDRHGHSSKSNHSHGNGTQENHSHGNGDLEQHGGVDVQQYELSESRPQANASVRAAFVHVVGDLLQSISVLVSAIIIFFKPEYKIADPICTFLFSIFVLGTTITILRDILMVLMEGTPAGVKHGEVRDRLLAVKGVKSIHSLHIWALTMNQTVLSAHVAIDDLVDAQPVLREITQTCFSNYNFHSVTIQLERQADQKPGCSLCDDPKI encoded by the exons ATGCAGATGGAGAAGGACAGAAACATCCATCATTGCCATGACAACAGCCAGGCTACGGAGGACAGGGAGCGGGAGAAGCAGTTGGCCAGGAAGAGGCTCTATGTGGTCTCGGCTGTTTGCTTGGTCTTCATGATCGGAGAGATCCTGG GTGGTTACTTTGCGGGGAGTCTGGCGGTGATGACAGACGCCGCCCACCTGCTGGTAGACTTCACCAGTTTCATCATCAGCCTGGTGTCTCTGTGGCTCTCGTCCAGACCCGCCACACGCACGCTCAGCTACGGCTGGCATCGTGCAG aGATCCTGGGCGCTCTCCTCTCGGTGGTGACCATCTGGCTTGTGACAGGTGTGTTGGTCTACCTGGCCGTGCAGCGGCTCATCAGAGCTAATTACGAGATCGAGGGGACCATCATGCTCATTACCTCAGGCTGCGCTGTGCTCGCAAACATCAT TATGGCTTTTACCTTGCACCAGTCCGGGCATGGGCACAGCCACGGGGGCCTCAGTAGCGGGCACAGCCACAGCCACGGCAACAACGACAAGGGTAACCACGGTCACAGCCACGCGGTGAGTGATAGGCACGGGCACAGCAGCAAAAGTAACCACTCACACGGTAACGGTACCCAGGAAAACCATTCCCATGGAAACGGAGATTTGGAGCAGCATGGTGGGGTGGACGTTCAGCAGTATGAGTTGTCGGAGTCACGACCTCAGGCCAACGCCAGCGTGCGTGCTGCCTTCGTGCACGTGGTGGGagacctgctccagagcatcAGCGTGCTGGTCAGCGCCATCATCATCTTCTTCAAG CCCGAGTATAAGATAGCTGACCCTATCTGTACGTTCCTGTTTTCCATATTTGTCCTGGGAACCACCATCACCATTCTGAGAGACATCCTGATGGTCCTCATGGAAG GCACCCCAGCTGGAGTGAAGCACGGTGAGGTGAGGGATCGGCTGCTGGCAGTGAAGGGGGTGAAGTCTATCCATAGCCTCCATATTTGGGCCCTGACTATGAACCAGACGGTGCTGTCAGCACACGTGGCTATAG ATGACTTAGTGGATGCCCAGCCAGTTCTAAGGGAGATTACCCAAACTTGCTTCTCCAACTACAACTTCCAttcagtcaccatacagctggaaCGACAGGCCGACCAGAAGCCTGGGTGTAGCCTGTGTGACGACCCCAAAATATAG